The following are encoded in a window of Brevibacillus sp. DP1.3A genomic DNA:
- a CDS encoding N-acetyltransferase — MGYIEITKKNIETEHICCALGAKQYEHAVAEKKKWLTERMDEGLVFYRLDERAKVFIEYLPAEMAWVPIEAPNYMYINCLWVSGRYKENGYAKQLLHHCKEDAIKRGLDGIVHIVGKNKYPYLSERRFFEHMGFELADQAEPYFQLVVWKWNEQAAMPSFYKTGPTSSKENGVSIYYTAQCPFAVGVLEELRKVAEAKSVPFHSYKLTTREAAQNAPVIWTTFGLFYQGEFIAHEIMSANKFEKWLTEVLAHQKPRQSQ; from the coding sequence ATGGGATATATAGAAATAACGAAAAAGAATATAGAAACGGAGCACATATGCTGTGCATTAGGTGCAAAACAATACGAGCATGCAGTAGCCGAGAAGAAGAAGTGGTTGACAGAGCGAATGGATGAAGGGTTGGTGTTTTATCGCTTGGATGAGCGGGCAAAAGTGTTTATTGAATACTTGCCTGCGGAAATGGCATGGGTTCCAATTGAAGCGCCCAATTATATGTATATCAACTGCTTGTGGGTGTCTGGCAGATATAAAGAGAACGGGTATGCGAAACAATTGTTACATCATTGCAAGGAGGATGCCATCAAACGTGGCTTGGACGGAATCGTTCATATCGTAGGGAAGAACAAGTACCCGTATTTGAGTGAAAGACGTTTTTTTGAACATATGGGGTTTGAACTGGCAGATCAAGCAGAACCGTATTTTCAATTAGTGGTATGGAAATGGAATGAACAAGCTGCTATGCCGTCCTTTTATAAAACAGGACCGACTTCTTCAAAGGAGAATGGCGTCAGCATTTATTACACAGCACAGTGTCCATTTGCTGTTGGTGTTTTGGAAGAGTTGAGAAAAGTAGCGGAAGCGAAAAGTGTTCCCTTTCATTCGTACAAGCTGACAACGAGGGAAGCAGCACAGAACGCGCCTGTCATATGGACGACCTTTGGCTTGTTTTATCAGGGTGAATTTATTGCACATGAAATCATGAGTGCTAACAAATTTGAAAAATGGCTAACAGAGGTTCTCGCACACCAAAAGCCCCGCCAATCCCAATAG
- a CDS encoding nitroreductase, with protein sequence MTVVSIAKIIRERRSIKKDYKTDTVSEELVLELLNDAVYAPNHGIREPWRFMFVSSEKKEAFVEKLITCYPSEAHQARRDMYNQPAAYLVVIMKEDPRQKQWEEDFSATAALIQNFQLLAWERGLGVVWKTNAHNWDPKAHAILGVAPGEKVVGFLHLGFFDQENVPAARTRTSAEEKFTRFE encoded by the coding sequence GTGACCGTTGTGTCCATTGCCAAAATCATTCGAGAGCGCCGCTCTATTAAAAAAGACTATAAAACAGATACTGTGTCGGAAGAACTTGTTCTAGAGCTGTTGAATGACGCAGTGTACGCGCCGAACCATGGTATTCGTGAGCCATGGAGATTTATGTTTGTATCATCAGAGAAAAAAGAAGCGTTCGTAGAGAAGTTGATCACCTGCTATCCTTCAGAAGCCCATCAGGCGCGCAGAGACATGTACAACCAACCGGCAGCTTATTTGGTTGTTATCATGAAAGAAGATCCGCGCCAAAAACAATGGGAAGAAGATTTCAGTGCGACGGCTGCTCTCATTCAAAACTTCCAATTGCTCGCATGGGAGCGTGGATTAGGCGTAGTCTGGAAAACAAACGCACACAATTGGGACCCGAAGGCACACGCCATCTTGGGTGTTGCACCAGGAGAGAAAGTCGTTGGTTTCCTGCACCTCGGTTTTTTCGATCAGGAAAATGTACCAGCAGCACGCACACGTACATCTGCCGAAGAAAAGTTCACTCGGTTCGAATAA
- a CDS encoding LysR family transcriptional regulator, producing MTLTQLQVFVAAAKAGSFTRAAEEIGFTQSAVSQMIQSLEKELGVSLFQRSRSGITPTSIGERMLAHARDILNITSCMTEEANVARGITSGTLRIASIPSVASRFLPGLLGSFRKRFPTVDILLLEGDSDEISNWLHSSVVDIAFTVMPDKDMQTLLLLQDEMMVILPDTHPLKDSQTLRFSEIAERCFIMPKDGCIRKMLQENHINPTVTFEVREVYTILTMVQEYIGVTIMPELYMPPVIPKVVAIPLSPPITREVVLAVRNWQSISPLTAEFAVHSQQYVKGMDFTPTSK from the coding sequence ATGACGCTTACCCAACTGCAAGTGTTTGTCGCCGCAGCAAAAGCTGGAAGCTTCACGCGGGCAGCAGAAGAAATCGGCTTTACGCAATCCGCCGTCTCGCAAATGATACAGTCCCTAGAAAAAGAGCTAGGCGTCAGTCTTTTTCAGCGAAGTCGCAGCGGGATCACTCCAACGAGCATCGGAGAGCGAATGCTTGCGCACGCTCGCGACATTTTGAACATCACATCCTGCATGACGGAGGAAGCAAACGTGGCCCGCGGGATTACGTCCGGCACCCTGCGTATTGCCTCGATCCCCAGCGTCGCCTCCCGCTTTTTACCTGGACTTTTGGGCAGCTTTCGCAAGCGGTTTCCTACCGTGGACATCCTGCTTTTGGAAGGCGATAGTGATGAAATTAGCAACTGGCTGCACAGCTCAGTTGTCGACATTGCCTTTACCGTCATGCCTGATAAGGACATGCAAACCTTGCTGCTCTTGCAAGACGAAATGATGGTCATTTTGCCAGATACCCATCCGTTGAAGGACAGTCAAACCCTTCGTTTTTCCGAAATCGCGGAGCGTTGTTTTATCATGCCAAAGGATGGCTGCATCCGAAAAATGCTGCAAGAGAATCACATCAACCCAACGGTTACGTTTGAAGTGCGTGAGGTGTATACGATTTTGACCATGGTGCAGGAGTATATCGGCGTCACCATTATGCCTGAGCTGTACATGCCACCTGTCATCCCCAAAGTCGTAGCGATCCCTCTATCGCCGCCGATTACAAGGGAAGTGGTGCTCGCGGTGCGCAACTGGCAGTCGATCTCCCCACTCACGGCAGAGTTCGCCGTTCACAGCCAGCAATATGTAAAAGGCATGGACTTCACGCCAACGAGCAAGTAG
- a CDS encoding YafY family protein, whose protein sequence is MNRTGRLLELLALFHTGKTFTVGDLANTLSVSKRTMLRDLHLLSEAGAPLQASPGPGGGYRLIRSHQLAPLALTTEEAVALILSYEALLAYTDKPFAKETLSVIAKLLASLPTDALTRVEQLRKKLRVTNPSRSVEAPFLRPLLDAALSQQAVEIAYDSLNRRSTRIIQPDYLYAFDGYWYCKCFCFLRQCTIKLRVDRIQTMTIVDSPSVVLDPHVSQNDEREQLPLEIRLTRKGCKLAESHHPFGNQITLLADGSGFITDTVTPSEIDWVARFVLSLGREATVEEPAELIDWLHKELHDLYHFYPG, encoded by the coding sequence ATGAACCGAACAGGTCGTTTACTAGAACTGCTTGCGCTTTTCCACACAGGAAAAACCTTTACCGTGGGTGATTTAGCCAATACGTTGTCCGTGTCCAAACGAACGATGCTGCGTGACTTGCACTTGCTCAGCGAGGCTGGTGCGCCTTTGCAAGCTTCCCCCGGTCCTGGCGGTGGTTACAGGCTGATTCGATCCCATCAGCTAGCGCCCCTTGCCCTCACGACAGAGGAAGCCGTTGCTCTGATTTTGTCGTATGAAGCTCTTCTCGCCTACACGGACAAGCCTTTTGCAAAAGAAACCTTGTCTGTGATCGCCAAGCTGCTCGCGAGTCTTCCAACAGACGCTTTGACTAGAGTAGAGCAGCTACGCAAAAAGCTGCGGGTGACGAACCCGAGCAGAAGTGTGGAGGCGCCCTTTTTGCGACCGCTCTTGGATGCTGCTCTTTCACAACAAGCTGTGGAAATTGCGTACGACTCCCTGAACCGACGAAGCACCCGCATCATTCAACCCGATTATTTGTACGCTTTCGATGGCTACTGGTACTGCAAATGCTTCTGCTTTCTCAGGCAATGCACGATCAAGCTGCGCGTTGACCGCATCCAAACCATGACGATTGTGGATTCCCCTTCTGTCGTCCTTGATCCGCATGTCTCACAGAATGATGAACGAGAGCAGCTTCCCCTGGAAATTCGCTTGACGAGAAAAGGCTGCAAACTAGCCGAAAGCCACCATCCATTCGGCAATCAGATTACGCTTCTGGCAGATGGCTCCGGCTTCATTACCGATACCGTCACGCCCTCCGAAATAGATTGGGTTGCCCGGTTTGTACTCAGTCTGGGAAGGGAAGCAACAGTAGAGGAGCCTGCTGAGCTAATCGACTGGCTGCATAAAGAGCTTCATGATCTGTATCATTTTTATCCTGGTTGA
- a CDS encoding carbon starvation CstA family protein, translating into MKKWFLSLLIWGGIAALGAVGFGMIALWQGESVNSFWLLTAAFCTYAVSYRFYSKFIAKKLMALDDNRATPAEVNNDGKDFVPTNKWVLFGHHFAAIAGAGPLVGPTLAAQMGYLPGTIWIIVGVVIGGAVQDFIILFGSMRRNGKSLGQIAKEEIGPVGGALALIGIIAIMIILIAVLAMVVVNALAESPWATFTIFMTLPIAILMGLYMRYIRPGQVLEGSIIGLALLFVSLWLGQIVAASLTWGPAFTFSKVQLAWMIIVYGFIASVLPVWLLLAPRDYLSSFLKVGTIAVLAVGIVLTLPPLQMPALTKFIDGTGPVFAGNLFPFLFITIACGAVSGFHSLVASGTTPKMIAKESHAPLIGYGGMLMESGVAVMAMIAACVLTPGVYFAINSPAAAIGVDAVQVATTITGWGYTVTPDHLTTLANDIQEKTILSRTGGAPSLAIGMATIFSGVLGGKALMAFWYHFAILFEAVFILTTIDAGTRVGRFMVQDMLGNVIPKMKEVNWLPGNLIGSGIITIGWGYFLLQGVMDPLGGIYTLWPLFGIANQMLAAIAFTVGTTIIFKMGKAAYSWITLVPMAWLTTATLTAGWQKLFHPDPKIGFLSHAEAFQKALDAGTLPKGVKTVEAAQKMIFNDQIDAVVCAIFMVITIGIILDGARVWINILRGKHYPLQESPYIKSKGNVFDGKGHHVA; encoded by the coding sequence ATGAAGAAATGGTTTCTTTCCCTCTTGATTTGGGGCGGGATAGCCGCATTGGGTGCTGTCGGGTTCGGGATGATAGCGCTCTGGCAAGGGGAATCAGTCAACTCGTTCTGGCTACTGACTGCCGCATTTTGCACTTATGCTGTATCTTATCGTTTTTACAGCAAATTCATAGCCAAAAAACTAATGGCGCTCGATGACAATCGCGCTACTCCGGCAGAAGTGAACAACGACGGCAAAGACTTCGTGCCGACGAACAAATGGGTGTTGTTTGGGCACCATTTCGCAGCGATTGCAGGTGCAGGCCCGCTTGTAGGTCCTACGCTGGCTGCGCAAATGGGATATTTGCCAGGAACGATCTGGATTATCGTCGGGGTCGTGATCGGTGGAGCGGTGCAGGACTTCATTATTCTGTTCGGATCGATGCGTCGCAACGGAAAGAGCCTCGGTCAAATTGCCAAGGAAGAGATTGGTCCTGTAGGTGGAGCACTCGCTTTGATTGGGATTATTGCCATTATGATTATCCTGATTGCTGTTTTGGCCATGGTTGTAGTTAACGCTCTTGCTGAATCACCGTGGGCTACCTTCACGATATTCATGACCCTACCTATCGCGATATTGATGGGATTGTACATGCGGTATATACGACCCGGGCAGGTATTGGAAGGCTCGATTATCGGGCTTGCCCTTCTGTTCGTTTCTCTCTGGCTCGGTCAAATCGTTGCTGCATCGCTAACATGGGGACCAGCCTTCACGTTTTCCAAGGTACAGCTTGCCTGGATGATTATTGTGTACGGCTTTATTGCTTCGGTTTTGCCTGTGTGGCTGCTGTTAGCTCCGCGCGATTACCTCAGCTCATTCTTGAAAGTAGGGACGATTGCGGTATTGGCGGTGGGAATCGTGCTGACACTGCCACCATTGCAAATGCCAGCACTGACGAAGTTCATTGATGGAACTGGCCCTGTTTTCGCAGGAAATCTGTTCCCCTTCTTGTTTATTACCATCGCATGCGGAGCTGTATCGGGATTCCATTCACTCGTAGCATCTGGAACGACGCCGAAGATGATCGCGAAGGAATCGCATGCGCCACTGATTGGTTATGGCGGGATGCTGATGGAGTCTGGCGTCGCGGTTATGGCGATGATTGCAGCGTGCGTCCTGACTCCCGGTGTCTATTTTGCGATCAACTCACCTGCCGCAGCAATTGGCGTGGATGCAGTCCAGGTTGCGACGACGATAACGGGCTGGGGCTATACCGTAACCCCTGACCACTTAACAACGCTCGCCAATGACATTCAGGAAAAGACGATCCTTTCCCGGACGGGCGGAGCGCCGTCACTGGCAATCGGGATGGCGACGATTTTCTCGGGTGTATTGGGTGGCAAGGCATTAATGGCATTCTGGTATCACTTTGCGATCTTGTTTGAGGCTGTCTTTATTTTGACAACGATTGATGCGGGAACGCGTGTCGGCCGATTTATGGTACAAGACATGCTTGGTAACGTCATTCCGAAAATGAAGGAAGTCAACTGGCTGCCAGGTAATTTGATTGGTTCTGGGATCATTACCATCGGATGGGGATACTTCCTGCTCCAAGGTGTCATGGACCCGTTGGGAGGCATTTACACTCTATGGCCGCTCTTTGGTATCGCCAACCAGATGCTCGCCGCGATTGCGTTTACAGTGGGAACGACGATTATTTTCAAAATGGGCAAAGCCGCCTACTCATGGATCACGCTCGTACCGATGGCTTGGCTGACGACGGCTACGCTGACAGCGGGCTGGCAAAAGCTGTTCCATCCTGATCCAAAAATCGGGTTCCTCTCGCATGCAGAAGCATTCCAAAAGGCATTGGATGCCGGTACGCTGCCAAAAGGAGTAAAAACGGTGGAAGCTGCACAAAAAATGATCTTCAACGACCAGATCGATGCGGTGGTATGTGCGATCTTCATGGTCATTACGATTGGGATCATTCTCGACGGAGCGCGGGTATGGATCAATATTCTCCGCGGCAAGCACTATCCGTTGCAGGAGTCGCCGTACATCAAGTCCAAAGGAAATGTATTTGACGGGAAAGGACATCACGTAGCATGA
- a CDS encoding inositol monophosphatase family protein, translated as MQASTLAALKELALQCARSAGELSLKRMKEPFTVEYKTSASDLVTAVDKEVENHVIQMILARFPDHGILGEESAHAEDYKQYDTLWVIDPIDGTTNFVHQQINFSVSIAVYHKGEGMVGAVYDPSRDELFYAVKGEGAFLNDRPLQVNRAVSLEQALLCTSVFWNKRAEQIGIDLIVKKLAGKVRGMRLLGSAALEMAYVAAGRLDGYVSMQLNAWDFGAARIIVEEAGGRVTTMTGTPLPYDQKSSVMACNPTFYEELQQFLKSEHTDVPSQN; from the coding sequence GTGCAAGCATCAACACTGGCGGCTCTCAAGGAGCTTGCTTTGCAATGCGCCCGTTCAGCGGGTGAGCTGAGTCTGAAGCGAATGAAGGAGCCTTTTACCGTCGAGTATAAAACATCAGCCTCCGATCTTGTTACAGCCGTAGATAAAGAAGTGGAGAATCACGTCATTCAGATGATTCTTGCACGCTTCCCTGATCACGGCATTCTTGGAGAAGAGAGTGCACATGCGGAGGACTACAAGCAGTATGACACACTTTGGGTCATCGACCCGATTGATGGCACGACCAATTTTGTTCATCAGCAAATCAATTTTTCCGTTTCCATTGCCGTTTACCATAAGGGAGAGGGAATGGTTGGAGCGGTTTACGATCCTTCCAGAGACGAGTTGTTTTATGCCGTAAAAGGGGAAGGGGCTTTTCTCAATGATCGTCCCTTGCAGGTGAATCGAGCAGTAAGCCTGGAACAAGCTTTATTATGCACGAGCGTATTTTGGAACAAGCGTGCTGAGCAGATCGGTATCGACTTGATCGTGAAAAAGCTTGCTGGGAAGGTTCGCGGAATGCGCCTGCTAGGAAGCGCCGCTCTGGAGATGGCGTATGTGGCTGCGGGTAGACTGGATGGCTACGTCAGTATGCAGCTCAATGCGTGGGATTTCGGGGCAGCTCGCATTATTGTAGAGGAAGCGGGCGGCCGGGTGACGACCATGACGGGGACACCACTGCCGTACGACCAAAAAAGCAGCGTGATGGCTTGCAATCCGACTTTTTATGAGGAGTTGCAGCAGTTCCTGAAATCGGAACATACCGATGTACCTTCACAAAATTAA
- a CDS encoding alpha/beta fold hydrolase: MKSLTVYQQGTRLHVLEGARNGETILFLHPQGGTSSIWNDMLPYFSENFHIICMDLRGHGQSEHAATGYDIRTQCEDIRAVLDHAGVERVHLIGNSLGGDIATFFAARYPDRVRSLINLDSGMIDFVGPNGEREGSKAEVLEQYRKRPVPAFQHRDEFAPYAREHWYPWDPYYEKWFQHVTIYPLSDGLITYQIPTAINLQIMETVCDWHYEDAYAQMRCPVLFLPAETEPKLDVKLSLIQKVTRHPQSKTVVIPSSKHLMPIDAPLATSMEILAFLRGLVLDGPSG, translated from the coding sequence GTGAAATCACTGACAGTTTATCAGCAGGGGACAAGGTTGCATGTGTTGGAAGGTGCACGAAATGGTGAAACCATTTTGTTCTTGCACCCTCAAGGCGGGACCTCGTCCATCTGGAACGACATGTTACCTTATTTTTCAGAGAATTTCCACATCATTTGTATGGATCTGCGTGGGCATGGCCAATCAGAGCATGCGGCTACTGGCTACGATATCAGAACGCAATGTGAGGATATACGGGCAGTTCTCGACCATGCTGGGGTAGAAAGAGTGCATCTGATTGGCAATTCTCTCGGCGGAGATATCGCCACCTTTTTTGCAGCGAGGTACCCTGACCGCGTGCGATCACTGATCAATCTGGATTCAGGCATGATTGATTTTGTGGGCCCAAATGGCGAACGGGAAGGATCAAAAGCTGAAGTTTTGGAGCAGTATCGCAAGCGTCCAGTGCCAGCGTTCCAGCATCGAGATGAGTTCGCTCCATATGCGAGGGAGCATTGGTATCCGTGGGACCCGTATTACGAAAAATGGTTTCAGCATGTGACGATCTACCCGCTGTCTGATGGTCTGATCACGTATCAGATACCGACTGCGATTAACCTTCAAATCATGGAGACAGTCTGTGATTGGCACTATGAAGATGCCTACGCACAAATGAGATGCCCGGTTCTGTTTCTCCCGGCGGAGACTGAGCCAAAGCTCGATGTGAAGCTCTCTCTCATCCAAAAGGTTACGAGGCATCCGCAAAGCAAAACGGTAGTCATTCCAAGCTCCAAGCACTTGATGCCGATCGATGCGCCACTAGCGACAAGTATGGAAATACTGGCGTTTCTAAGAGGTTTGGTGCTTGACGGTCCTTCTGGATAA
- a CDS encoding SagB/ThcOx family dehydrogenase: MHPEWQRIANEFIEATSYRVGELEKGWASRYDFSKRPATYLRYEEVFARIDLGKPQFPATVDLWEVLANRRSKRNFLKQPMTLNELNLLLWGTQGITDDMGDYQLRTTPSAGALYPIETYLMINNVEGLEKGLYHLDVQNWCLEGLKREDTSEIAYLFTEEQEVTRRAAVNFVWTAMVDRTKDKYKERAYRYIWWDSGHVSQNLHLVANGLGLGVTTIGHWMDHDMNEYLGIDGKSHMSVLMASVGKIAGGHWLTDRRPE; this comes from the coding sequence ATGCATCCCGAATGGCAGCGAATTGCAAATGAATTTATCGAGGCGACCTCTTACCGGGTGGGCGAGCTGGAAAAAGGCTGGGCCTCTCGTTACGATTTTTCGAAAAGACCAGCGACGTATTTGCGCTATGAAGAGGTGTTTGCCCGCATTGATTTGGGCAAGCCGCAGTTTCCAGCGACCGTCGATTTGTGGGAGGTCCTCGCCAATCGAAGATCCAAGCGTAATTTCTTGAAGCAACCCATGACGCTTAACGAATTGAATCTCCTGCTGTGGGGTACACAGGGCATCACAGATGATATGGGAGACTATCAGTTACGCACGACGCCGTCTGCCGGTGCCCTGTATCCGATTGAGACGTACCTGATGATTAACAACGTAGAGGGACTGGAGAAAGGTCTGTATCACCTGGATGTACAGAATTGGTGCTTGGAGGGACTGAAGAGAGAAGACACTTCCGAGATCGCCTATCTGTTCACAGAAGAACAAGAGGTGACGAGACGGGCTGCTGTCAATTTCGTTTGGACAGCGATGGTGGATCGCACGAAAGACAAATACAAAGAACGTGCGTACCGCTATATTTGGTGGGATTCCGGGCACGTGTCGCAGAACCTGCATTTGGTAGCAAACGGGCTGGGGCTTGGGGTAACGACGATTGGTCACTGGATGGATCATGACATGAACGAATATTTAGGCATCGATGGCAAGTCTCATATGTCTGTTTTGATGGCATCAGTGGGCAAAATCGCAGGTGGTCATTGGCTGACGGACCGTCGACCGGAATAA
- a CDS encoding YbdD/YjiX family protein — MRRKLRAMRKAMRKVSSAIKTIFGMPDYDRYLAHWYETHGAPGIFPMTEREYYMYALTERFEKGGVTRCC; from the coding sequence ATGAGGCGCAAGCTAAGGGCCATGCGAAAGGCAATGCGCAAAGTGAGCTCTGCTATTAAAACGATTTTTGGAATGCCCGACTATGATCGCTATCTCGCCCATTGGTATGAGACCCATGGGGCACCGGGTATCTTTCCGATGACAGAGCGTGAGTACTACATGTACGCATTGACCGAACGATTTGAAAAAGGCGGCGTAACGCGCTGCTGCTAA
- a CDS encoding LytTR family DNA-binding domain-containing protein: MLKVFIVDDETPAREELRYLLEQFSEVSVVGEAGSGEEALEAVLQTEPDAVFLDIHLQDRDGVDVGQELLESMVNPPVIIFASAHEFHAVRAFEAEAVDYIVKPFSEMRLEKTMNRVRKMRRKSEPALDASPLLEERLQSLLQNVLVDTQPRRVPVEKNGKIILIDPNEIVYATLEGRHASIYTTGEQYATTFTLQELESRLSRQQFFRTHRAFIVNLSKTAELVPWFKGSIHLVMQDHRKTEVPVSRNVVKELKKRLGF, from the coding sequence GTGCTCAAAGTGTTCATCGTCGATGATGAGACGCCTGCCAGAGAAGAACTGCGGTATTTGCTGGAGCAGTTTTCGGAAGTGTCCGTAGTAGGAGAGGCGGGCAGTGGGGAAGAGGCGTTGGAAGCGGTGCTTCAGACAGAGCCAGATGCGGTCTTTTTGGACATCCATTTGCAGGACAGGGATGGGGTCGACGTGGGGCAGGAGCTTCTGGAATCCATGGTCAATCCACCTGTCATCATCTTTGCAAGTGCGCATGAATTTCATGCGGTCCGAGCATTTGAGGCGGAAGCCGTCGATTATATCGTCAAGCCGTTCAGTGAAATGCGACTGGAAAAGACGATGAATCGGGTACGAAAAATGAGGCGGAAAAGTGAGCCTGCATTGGACGCGTCACCGCTGCTAGAGGAAAGGCTACAGTCCCTTCTGCAAAATGTGCTGGTCGATACTCAGCCGCGTCGTGTCCCGGTGGAAAAAAACGGAAAGATCATACTGATTGATCCAAACGAAATCGTCTATGCTACCTTGGAAGGAAGGCATGCGAGCATTTATACAACAGGTGAGCAATATGCGACTACGTTTACGTTGCAGGAGCTGGAGAGCAGGCTGTCACGCCAGCAGTTTTTTCGGACGCATCGCGCTTTTATTGTCAATTTATCCAAAACGGCAGAGCTCGTCCCTTGGTTCAAAGGCTCGATTCATCTAGTCATGCAGGATCATCGCAAAACAGAAGTGCCTGTCAGTCGCAATGTCGTGAAGGAATTGAAGAAACGTCTGGGGTTTTAA
- a CDS encoding GDSL-type esterase/lipase family protein: MVEQRPALIKPGFFSIDAPADRRRNEFDFHNEALLFHQQPVDFVFFGDSITHWWDLATFFGRSGQTIVNRGIGGDTTEQARRRFVADVLQLKPRYVMIMIGINNTWALDTFLPSDRLTPQEICQQVTTDVEAMVHAALEQGIQPILCSLLPTCMDRYARNRERNELVITINERFQAIAEQAGCLYVDYHSRMTDADGITLRKELADDGLHPHVLGYQLMATVLRDTLYAHDIALGTPS; encoded by the coding sequence TTGGTCGAACAGCGCCCAGCTCTCATAAAGCCCGGATTTTTCAGTATCGATGCGCCAGCAGACAGACGACGTAACGAATTTGACTTTCATAATGAAGCGCTGCTCTTCCATCAGCAGCCAGTCGATTTTGTTTTTTTCGGCGATTCCATCACGCATTGGTGGGATCTCGCTACCTTTTTTGGCCGGTCCGGTCAGACGATCGTCAATCGCGGGATCGGTGGTGACACAACCGAACAGGCCCGCAGACGTTTTGTCGCGGATGTCCTTCAATTGAAGCCACGTTACGTCATGATCATGATCGGGATTAACAATACGTGGGCGTTGGACACATTCTTGCCTTCCGACCGACTGACACCCCAAGAGATTTGCCAGCAGGTGACCACTGATGTAGAAGCAATGGTGCATGCGGCTCTCGAGCAAGGCATCCAGCCCATTCTTTGTTCCCTTTTGCCTACATGTATGGACCGATACGCACGCAACCGTGAGCGAAACGAGCTCGTCATCACTATCAATGAACGGTTTCAAGCTATTGCTGAACAAGCAGGCTGTCTCTATGTCGATTATCACTCCCGCATGACGGACGCAGATGGCATCACACTGCGCAAGGAATTGGCTGACGACGGACTTCATCCGCATGTCCTCGGCTACCAGCTCATGGCGACCGTTCTGCGCGATACACTTTATGCACATGACATCGCACTTGGCACACCATCCTGA
- a CDS encoding glycoside hydrolase family 15 protein has protein sequence MTLIEESVKLILQHQASTGAYLASPAFIHYQYAWLRDGTFTAYAMNRTGNHDSARKFYQWCDDVIRKHEAKARAAISAVKTGLDKNDAGNDRFLHTRYTADGEEVAGEWGSFQLDGYGTWLWGLAEHVRMSGDHDLVHELKPSIELTIDYVVACWQLPNYDCWEEGGDRIHPVTLGAIYAGIKAMEPYLSDRASELAQEGETIRQFIREHGTANGRLIKSVGDHSVDASLLWLALPYGIVDVDDPLMIRTVQAIEEELRVGYGVHRYPVDTYYGGGQWLLLSAWLGWYYVKTGRREEAEKIAAWIVSQRQTSGLPEQVQEHLLSPAHYEMWVERAGYPAVPLLWSHAMFLVLAAELGIQH, from the coding sequence ATGACCCTGATCGAGGAAAGTGTAAAGTTGATCCTTCAGCATCAAGCGAGTACGGGGGCGTATCTCGCTTCACCCGCATTTATCCACTATCAGTATGCGTGGCTCCGCGATGGAACATTTACGGCCTACGCGATGAACCGTACCGGCAACCATGACAGCGCCCGCAAGTTTTACCAATGGTGCGATGATGTGATCCGAAAGCATGAGGCAAAGGCAAGAGCAGCCATTTCGGCAGTAAAAACAGGATTAGACAAAAATGATGCGGGGAACGACCGCTTTTTGCATACGCGCTATACAGCAGACGGAGAAGAAGTAGCAGGCGAATGGGGCAGCTTTCAGCTCGATGGCTACGGGACATGGCTGTGGGGGCTGGCAGAACATGTGCGGATGAGCGGGGATCATGACTTGGTTCACGAGCTGAAGCCATCTATTGAACTGACGATTGACTATGTAGTGGCGTGCTGGCAGCTCCCTAACTATGATTGCTGGGAAGAGGGAGGAGACCGAATCCACCCAGTGACGCTAGGAGCCATTTATGCCGGGATCAAGGCGATGGAGCCTTATTTGTCCGACCGAGCTTCCGAACTTGCTCAAGAAGGAGAGACCATTCGCCAATTCATACGCGAGCATGGTACAGCCAACGGGCGATTGATAAAATCTGTCGGGGACCATTCTGTAGATGCAAGTCTGCTCTGGTTGGCACTGCCGTATGGGATCGTCGATGTGGATGATCCGCTTATGATCCGAACTGTGCAGGCCATAGAAGAGGAGTTGCGCGTAGGATACGGCGTGCATCGCTACCCGGTCGATACGTATTACGGCGGAGGGCAGTGGTTGCTATTATCCGCTTGGTTGGGCTGGTATTACGTGAAAACGGGCAGGCGTGAAGAAGCCGAAAAGATAGCAGCGTGGATTGTTTCCCAGCGGCAAACGAGCGGACTGCCTGAACAAGTGCAGGAGCATTTGCTTTCTCCGGCTCATTATGAGATGTGGGTGGAGAGGGCAGGCTATCCTGCTGTGCCGCTCCTTTGGTCGCATGCGATGTTTCTCGTGTTGGCGGCAGAGCTTGGCATTCAGCACTAA